In a single window of the Dinghuibacter silviterrae genome:
- a CDS encoding zinc-binding alcohol dehydrogenase family protein encodes MRAWSCTTPGSFSLLDIPAPEPQDGRTTLRIRRIGVCGTDLHAFQGTQPYFSYPRILGHELAGDPVDGPERGDACTLIPYYACGHCIACRRGLPNCCTSIKVCGVHIDGGMVEYLSVPNDALVPGEGLSHDALALVEPLAIGAHGVRRAGITPGEFVLVIGAGPIGLGTMAFARIAGARVIALDVNEARLRFCREQLGVEHTVLAGGAGATAAGPTPTASSGATGPGGAAQDGSAAPTALEAVRDITSGDMATVVIDATGNLKAINGGLDYLAHGGRYVLIGLQKEAFCFSHPEFHKRESTLMSSRNATREDFRQVMRALRSGEVDPVTFITHRAPFDKVGAEFPGWLDPASGVIKAMIEL; translated from the coding sequence ATGCGCGCCTGGTCTTGTACAACACCCGGATCTTTTTCTCTCCTGGATATACCTGCCCCCGAACCGCAGGACGGCCGGACGACCTTGCGCATCCGCCGCATCGGCGTGTGCGGGACCGACCTGCACGCGTTCCAGGGGACACAACCTTATTTCAGTTACCCGCGTATCCTGGGACACGAGCTGGCGGGGGACCCCGTCGACGGCCCCGAGCGCGGCGACGCCTGCACCCTCATCCCATATTACGCCTGCGGCCACTGCATCGCCTGCCGCCGGGGCCTCCCCAACTGCTGTACCTCGATCAAGGTCTGCGGCGTCCACATCGACGGCGGGATGGTAGAGTATCTTTCCGTTCCGAACGACGCCCTTGTCCCTGGCGAAGGCCTTTCCCACGACGCCCTGGCCCTGGTCGAACCCCTGGCCATCGGCGCCCATGGCGTCCGCCGCGCGGGCATCACCCCGGGGGAGTTCGTCCTGGTGATCGGCGCGGGCCCGATCGGTCTCGGCACGATGGCGTTTGCCCGCATTGCGGGCGCGCGCGTGATCGCGCTTGACGTCAACGAGGCGCGGTTGCGCTTTTGCCGCGAGCAACTGGGGGTGGAGCACACGGTGCTGGCAGGTGGCGCAGGGGCCACTGCCGCGGGCCCGACGCCAACCGCCTCCAGCGGCGCGACAGGGCCGGGCGGGGCGGCCCAAGACGGCTCCGCCGCGCCGACGGCCCTGGAGGCCGTCCGCGACATCACCAGCGGCGACATGGCCACCGTCGTGATCGACGCCACCGGCAACCTGAAGGCGATCAACGGCGGCCTGGACTACCTGGCCCACGGCGGCCGGTACGTGCTGATCGGTCTGCAAAAAGAGGCCTTTTGCTTCTCCCACCCGGAGTTTCACAAAAGGGAGAGCACGCTGATGAGCAGCCGTAACGCTACCCGGGAAGACTTCCGGCAGGTGATGCGGGCGCTGCGCAGCGGCGAGGTGGACCCCGTTACCTTTATCACCCACCGCGCGCCCTTTGACAAAGTGGGCGCCGAATTCCCCGGCTGGCTGGATCCGGCTTCGGGGGTTATCAAAGCAATGATTGAACTTTAA
- a CDS encoding L-fucose dehydrogenase encodes MDLQLQDKVIIVTGGAKGIGEGISRVLAAEGAHPVIIGRNAADNEATAASIKAAGGRVTAITAELNEPLACARAVQATLDAHGRIDGVVNNAGQNDGVGLENGNYEAFMASLHKNLVHYYLIVHHALPALIKSKGAVVNITSKTAETGQGHTSAYAAANGGRNALVREWAVELLKYGIRVNGIVVAECWTPLYEKWVSSLPDPQGKLEEITAKIPLGNRMTTKEEIANMTAFLLSERSSHTTGQLVHVDGGYVHLDRALANA; translated from the coding sequence ATGGATTTACAACTACAGGACAAGGTCATCATCGTTACAGGCGGGGCCAAAGGTATCGGGGAGGGGATCTCCAGGGTGTTGGCGGCGGAAGGCGCCCATCCCGTAATCATAGGTAGGAATGCCGCGGACAACGAAGCCACGGCAGCTTCGATCAAGGCCGCGGGTGGGCGGGTGACCGCCATCACCGCCGAGCTCAATGAACCCCTGGCGTGCGCCCGGGCGGTACAGGCGACCCTGGACGCCCATGGCCGGATCGACGGCGTCGTTAATAACGCCGGTCAAAACGATGGCGTTGGGCTGGAGAACGGGAACTACGAAGCGTTTATGGCTTCCCTCCACAAAAACCTCGTCCACTATTACCTTATCGTCCACCACGCCCTTCCGGCCCTGATCAAGTCCAAGGGGGCGGTTGTCAATATCACCTCCAAGACCGCGGAGACGGGGCAGGGTCATACCTCCGCTTACGCGGCGGCTAACGGCGGCCGGAACGCCCTTGTCCGTGAATGGGCCGTGGAACTCCTGAAATACGGCATCCGCGTCAACGGCATCGTCGTGGCCGAGTGCTGGACGCCCCTTTATGAAAAATGGGTCAGCTCCCTTCCGGATCCACAGGGCAAGCTGGAGGAGATCACCGCCAAAATCCCGCTGGGCAACCGGATGACAACCAAAGAAGAGATCGCCAACATGACGGCCTTTCTTTTGTCGGAACGCTCCAGCCATACGACCGGGCAACTCGTCCATGTGGATGGAGGATACGTTCACCTGGACAGGGCCCTGGCCAACGCTTAA
- a CDS encoding amidohydrolase family protein, translating into MLRIDAHQHFWKYDPVRDSWMIGDIRRDFFPSDLQPLLEAQAFDGCVAVQADQSPAETAFLLGLAAASPFIKGVVGWVNLQASDIEEQLAHYRSFPLLKGFRHILQGEAQRDFMLRPDFLRGVGLLNRYGFTYDILIYADQIEYATEFARRFPDQPMVLDHMAKPDIKGYAARRATRHGAARGTGDQSAAGSREPAMGGLSVPPGGGPGDLPIWKKTIRSLASCENVCCKVSGLVTEADWAHWKPEDIHPFLDVVVEAFGPRRLMFGTDWPVCLLAASFEETVRVIQDYFAAFSLSEKAALFGGTASEFYKLT; encoded by the coding sequence ATGCTCCGCATCGACGCCCACCAGCACTTTTGGAAATACGATCCCGTCCGCGACAGTTGGATGATCGGGGACATCCGCCGGGATTTTTTCCCATCGGATCTGCAACCCCTCCTGGAGGCACAGGCCTTTGACGGTTGCGTGGCGGTGCAGGCGGATCAGTCGCCGGCGGAAACGGCCTTTCTCCTGGGCCTGGCGGCTGCAAGCCCTTTTATCAAGGGCGTAGTGGGCTGGGTCAACCTCCAGGCTTCGGATATAGAAGAACAACTCGCGCACTACCGGAGCTTCCCGCTCCTGAAAGGGTTCCGGCATATTCTCCAGGGGGAGGCCCAGCGGGATTTTATGCTCAGGCCGGACTTCCTACGCGGCGTCGGGTTGCTCAACCGTTATGGGTTTACTTATGACATCCTGATCTATGCGGATCAGATTGAATATGCCACCGAGTTTGCACGGCGGTTCCCGGACCAGCCGATGGTACTGGACCACATGGCAAAACCCGACATCAAGGGGTATGCGGCCCGAAGGGCGACGCGCCACGGCGCCGCCCGCGGGACCGGCGACCAGTCAGCCGCGGGCTCCCGCGAGCCGGCCATGGGTGGCCTCAGCGTCCCGCCGGGGGGCGGCCCCGGCGACCTGCCTATCTGGAAAAAAACGATCCGCTCCCTGGCGAGCTGCGAAAACGTCTGCTGCAAAGTATCCGGCCTGGTCACCGAAGCCGACTGGGCCCACTGGAAACCCGAGGATATCCATCCCTTCCTGGACGTGGTCGTCGAGGCCTTCGGCCCGCGGCGCCTGATGTTTGGAACCGACTGGCCCGTCTGCCTCCTGGCGGCTTCCTTCGAGGAAACCGTCCGCGTCATCCAGGACTACTTTGCCGCTTTTTCGCTGAGCGAAAAGGCCGCCCTGTTCGGGGGCACCGCTTCTGAATTTTATAAACTTACTTAA
- a CDS encoding L-rhamnose mutarotase, producing the protein MKRYCLAVDLKDNPELIREYEHLHEEVWPEILESIRSAGILDMQIYRTGNRLFMIMETADNFSMDAKAAADKNNPAVQHWEDLMWTFQQPLPWAAPGEKWILMDNIFQL; encoded by the coding sequence ATGAAACGATACTGCCTCGCCGTCGACCTGAAAGACAATCCCGAGCTGATCCGGGAATACGAACACCTGCACGAGGAGGTTTGGCCGGAGATCCTGGAAAGCATCCGGTCGGCGGGCATCCTGGACATGCAGATCTACCGTACCGGCAACCGGCTTTTTATGATCATGGAAACCGCCGACAACTTTAGCATGGACGCCAAAGCCGCCGCGGACAAAAACAACCCCGCGGTGCAACACTGGGAGGACCTCATGTGGACGTTCCAGCAGCCGTTGCCCTGGGCCGCGCCCGGCGAAAAGTGGATCCTCATGGATAACATCTTTCAACTATAA
- the fucP gene encoding L-fucose:H+ symporter permease, with translation MSKQPMIPSGNVLAFSLVTMLFLIWGIPNNLNDILIKQFMKSFELTRFQAVLVQSAFYMGYFVLAVPAGLIMKKYSYKAGLVIGLFLFSIGCFLFWPAAVVGKYGLFLVALFVIASGLSFLETGANSFVVELGPEESAERRINLAQAFNPFGAILGVLIGTVFILSGIENDPAHVAALKAAGTYDAYLHKETMRVVTPYLVLAAFGLVWAICMIATKFPKVRDELVTEAGPKGNWRELGKKPHFIGGVLAQFFYVGAQVCTWSFFIQYVQDYTGEPEKTAGYFLTGTLVAFLLGRFSATWFMRYLSPNRLMGLYALINVGLVAVAILHPGPVGMWALLLTSFFMSLMYPTIFALGIRDLGPNTKVAGGILVMAIIGGAAFPPLMGLIAVHAHSMALAEIVPLVAYVFIAWYAYKGSALNAKKPVFNTTLA, from the coding sequence ATGTCCAAGCAGCCCATGATCCCTTCCGGCAATGTCCTTGCCTTTTCCCTCGTCACCATGCTCTTCCTGATCTGGGGCATCCCCAACAACCTGAACGATATCCTCATCAAACAGTTTATGAAGTCGTTCGAGCTCACGCGCTTTCAGGCGGTGCTCGTACAGTCGGCCTTTTATATGGGGTATTTCGTCCTGGCCGTGCCCGCCGGTCTGATCATGAAAAAATATTCCTACAAAGCGGGGCTGGTCATCGGGCTTTTCCTCTTTAGCATCGGCTGTTTCCTGTTCTGGCCGGCTGCCGTGGTGGGCAAATACGGGCTTTTCCTGGTGGCGCTTTTTGTGATCGCCTCCGGTCTGTCCTTTCTCGAAACGGGCGCCAACAGCTTTGTCGTCGAGCTGGGCCCTGAAGAAAGCGCCGAGCGCCGCATCAACCTCGCACAGGCGTTTAACCCGTTCGGGGCTATCCTGGGCGTCCTGATCGGCACAGTCTTTATCCTTTCCGGGATCGAAAACGACCCGGCCCACGTGGCGGCCCTAAAAGCAGCCGGTACCTATGACGCCTACCTGCACAAAGAAACGATGCGTGTGGTGACGCCTTACCTTGTCCTGGCGGCTTTCGGACTGGTGTGGGCTATCTGTATGATCGCCACCAAGTTCCCAAAAGTCAGGGATGAGCTCGTCACCGAGGCTGGCCCCAAAGGCAACTGGCGGGAGCTTGGTAAAAAGCCCCACTTCATCGGGGGCGTGCTCGCCCAATTCTTTTATGTGGGTGCCCAGGTCTGTACCTGGAGCTTTTTTATCCAATATGTACAAGACTATACCGGTGAACCGGAAAAAACCGCAGGGTATTTCCTCACCGGCACCCTGGTCGCCTTCCTGCTGGGCCGTTTTTCCGCCACCTGGTTTATGAGGTACCTCTCTCCCAACCGGTTGATGGGTCTATATGCGCTGATCAATGTAGGGTTGGTCGCCGTGGCGATTCTGCATCCCGGTCCGGTAGGCATGTGGGCGTTACTCCTGACCAGCTTCTTTATGTCCCTGATGTACCCCACCATCTTCGCTTTGGGCATCCGTGACCTCGGTCCCAACACCAAGGTCGCCGGGGGCATCCTCGTCATGGCCATCATCGGGGGCGCGGCCTTCCCGCCCCTCATGGGGTTAATTGCCGTGCATGCACACAGCATGGCACTCGCGGAGATCGTACCTTTAGTGGCGTACGTATTTATCGCGTGGTATGCCTACAAGGGGTCGGCCCTCAACGCAAAAAAACCTGTTTTTAATACGACACTCGCATGA
- a CDS encoding AraC family transcriptional regulator: MRAELLKVPRRPDDSFSVRQHFSNQVNNRWHYHVELELIHIHRGSGTQFVGDNIKRFDAGDIVLVGSNLPHFWRYDHPETDAEAPYSTVIHFRDDLWGVPFLHLPELRPVKALLTTAGRGILIQGKREQQRLGALIGEVRAAEGLDRLLRLLKVLGELAAAPRPQLLSSIGFQPVFTEGESERINAIYDFTLQHFPDNIYLEDVSRVAQLVPNSFCRYFKAKTGKTYSQFVTEIRVGHACKLLIEGKDSIKQVCYASGFNNFTSFNAAFKRITGQVPQAYQRAFVER; encoded by the coding sequence ATGCGTGCAGAACTCCTCAAGGTGCCCCGGCGGCCGGACGATTCCTTTAGCGTCCGGCAACACTTTTCCAACCAGGTCAACAACCGCTGGCACTATCATGTCGAGTTGGAGCTCATCCACATCCACCGGGGAAGCGGGACCCAGTTCGTGGGGGACAACATCAAACGCTTTGACGCCGGGGACATCGTCCTGGTGGGCTCCAACCTGCCCCATTTCTGGCGGTACGACCATCCCGAAACCGACGCCGAAGCACCTTATTCAACCGTCATCCACTTTCGCGATGACCTCTGGGGTGTTCCCTTTCTGCACCTGCCCGAGCTGCGGCCCGTCAAAGCCCTCCTGACCACGGCCGGACGCGGTATCCTGATCCAAGGCAAGCGAGAGCAGCAACGCCTGGGCGCCCTCATCGGCGAGGTCCGCGCGGCCGAAGGCCTGGACAGGCTGTTGCGCCTCCTTAAGGTCTTAGGTGAGCTCGCCGCCGCCCCCCGTCCGCAACTCCTCAGCTCCATCGGCTTCCAACCCGTCTTCACCGAAGGCGAAAGCGAGCGGATCAACGCGATTTATGATTTTACGCTCCAACATTTCCCCGACAATATTTACCTCGAAGACGTCAGCCGCGTGGCCCAGCTCGTTCCGAATTCCTTTTGCCGCTATTTCAAAGCAAAAACGGGGAAAACCTACTCCCAGTTCGTGACCGAGATCCGCGTCGGCCACGCCTGCAAGCTCCTGATCGAAGGCAAAGACAGCATCAAACAGGTGTGCTACGCCAGCGGGTTTAATAATTTCACCTCCTTTAATGCCGCCTTCAAACGGATCACCGGGCAGGTGCCCCAGGCGTATCAAAGAGCGTTTGTGGAACGCTGA
- a CDS encoding mechanosensitive ion channel family protein: MLTFHLPDLVFDLLLFAAAIAAGLLVKFVLARISRRYKEQQAGQFSLWRSLLTRLGEPINIFIPLLLFNLLVPFLRLGTPYKDPIDKTVEICFDISVAFFLIAMVKVGEDYMYHRYDISKPINLKERKVRTQLQFIRKILVVLIILVAACVILLSFDSLRKMGASLLTGVGVGGIIIGFAAQRSLGALLAGFQIAFTQPLRIDDVLVVEGEWGRVEEITLTYVVLNIWDQRRLILPITYFVEKPFQNWTRTTADLLASVMFYLDYRTPVDAIRREVNQILENEPRWDKRVNVVHVTDLRERVMEVRVLLSARNSGDAFELRCKVREKIIAFLQEYHPESLPVDRFSVPQTLFDTPGAPAR; this comes from the coding sequence ATGCTAACCTTCCACCTTCCCGACCTGGTTTTCGACCTGCTCCTTTTTGCCGCGGCGATCGCGGCCGGTTTGCTGGTCAAATTCGTGCTGGCGCGCATCAGCCGGCGGTACAAAGAGCAACAGGCGGGTCAATTCAGTCTTTGGAGAAGCCTGCTTACGCGCCTGGGTGAACCGATCAACATTTTTATCCCGCTCCTTTTATTCAACCTCTTAGTCCCTTTCCTGCGCCTGGGCACCCCCTACAAGGACCCGATCGACAAAACGGTGGAGATTTGCTTCGACATCAGCGTGGCTTTTTTCCTCATCGCCATGGTCAAGGTGGGGGAGGACTATATGTACCACCGGTACGACATTTCCAAACCGATCAACCTGAAGGAGCGGAAGGTGCGCACGCAACTGCAATTTATCCGTAAGATCCTGGTGGTCCTGATCATCCTCGTCGCCGCCTGTGTCATCCTGTTGAGCTTCGACTCACTGCGCAAGATGGGCGCGAGCCTGCTCACGGGTGTCGGGGTGGGGGGGATCATCATCGGGTTTGCCGCCCAACGATCGCTGGGCGCGCTGCTGGCGGGTTTTCAAATTGCCTTTACACAACCGTTACGGATCGATGATGTCCTGGTCGTCGAGGGCGAATGGGGAAGGGTGGAGGAGATCACGCTGACGTATGTGGTGTTGAACATCTGGGACCAGCGGAGGCTCATCCTGCCCATCACTTATTTTGTGGAAAAACCATTTCAAAACTGGACCCGTACCACGGCCGATCTGTTGGCCTCGGTGATGTTTTACCTCGACTATAGGACACCGGTAGACGCGATCCGGCGGGAGGTGAACCAGATCCTGGAGAACGAGCCGCGCTGGGACAAACGCGTCAATGTCGTGCACGTGACCGATCTCCGCGAACGGGTCATGGAAGTGCGGGTGTTGCTCAGTGCGCGGAATTCGGGCGACGCCTTTGAGTTGCGGTGTAAAGTGAGGGAAAAAATCATTGCCTTTCTGCAGGAGTATCACCCGGAAAGCCTGCCGGTGGATCGTTTCAGCGTTCCACAAACGCTCTTTGATACGCCTGGGGCACCTGCCCGGTGA
- a CDS encoding ABC transporter ATP-binding protein — protein sequence MPNPYLSLLRTAWTYARKEKKRFVLVYAMFVVANAIIALSPLLFGWFVGRLQNDSAHVFKYTLMYVTAYTSLKFFQWCLHGPARVMERSLAFRLSRNFLQERYHQVMHLPAKWHQDHHSGATINRVRKAYEALREFYDRGFMFIDSICRFLFSVSAIVIFSPLFGSIAVGLGVLTVVAIMRFDKPFVKALDEVNEKEHVVSSTLFDSLSNIMTVITLRLEQSMEKGLLAKVRQIFRPFRRSAVINEWKWFVTDMMITLIYCVVGAGYVYQHWVPGQVFLIAGLVTLLGYVNTFTSVFQNVAWLYTDLVQYHTNVENASMIPKAYQEAHRADAPQKLPERWQTLELHGLNFAHSTAQSLRDLHIRIKRGEKIALIGESGSGKSTLLALLRGLYLPQHGYVFTVDNASYDLDSLNESVTLFPQEPEIFENTIAYNITLGLPFSEEDILHVCSVAHFAEVVHQLPGGLQSDIREKGVNLSGGQKQRLALARGVLAARESDVVLLDEPTSSVDPKTEALIYERLFEAFADKAIVSSMHRLHLLHRFDYIYILKAGRVAGEGTFTQLLSQSEAFQDLWAHQKVVS from the coding sequence ATGCCCAACCCCTACCTCTCCCTCCTGCGCACCGCCTGGACCTACGCCCGAAAGGAAAAAAAGCGCTTCGTCCTGGTATACGCGATGTTTGTCGTTGCGAATGCCATCATCGCCCTGAGCCCCCTGTTATTCGGCTGGTTCGTGGGCCGGTTGCAAAACGATAGCGCGCACGTATTCAAATACACGCTGATGTATGTCACGGCATACACGTCCCTGAAGTTTTTCCAGTGGTGTTTGCACGGCCCGGCGCGGGTAATGGAGCGAAGCCTGGCCTTCCGGTTGAGCCGGAACTTTCTACAGGAGCGCTACCACCAGGTGATGCACCTGCCGGCAAAGTGGCACCAGGACCATCATAGCGGGGCGACGATCAACCGGGTGCGAAAGGCGTACGAGGCGCTCAGGGAGTTTTATGACCGGGGGTTTATGTTTATCGATTCGATTTGCCGGTTTCTTTTTTCGGTGAGTGCCATCGTGATCTTTTCGCCGCTTTTTGGCTCGATCGCGGTGGGGTTGGGGGTACTCACGGTCGTGGCCATCATGCGTTTTGACAAGCCTTTTGTAAAGGCCCTGGACGAGGTGAACGAAAAGGAGCACGTGGTGAGCTCGACGCTTTTTGACAGCCTGTCGAACATCATGACGGTGATTACCCTGCGCCTGGAACAAAGCATGGAAAAAGGACTATTGGCCAAGGTGCGTCAGATCTTCCGGCCCTTCCGCCGGAGCGCGGTGATCAATGAATGGAAGTGGTTTGTCACGGATATGATGATCACCCTGATCTATTGCGTGGTGGGCGCGGGGTATGTATACCAGCATTGGGTGCCGGGTCAGGTATTCCTGATCGCGGGGCTGGTGACGTTGCTGGGGTATGTCAATACGTTTACGAGCGTTTTTCAAAACGTGGCCTGGTTGTATACGGACCTGGTGCAGTACCATACCAATGTGGAGAACGCGTCGATGATCCCGAAGGCTTATCAGGAAGCGCACAGGGCGGACGCGCCACAAAAATTGCCGGAACGCTGGCAAACCCTGGAACTACACGGATTGAATTTTGCACATAGCACGGCTCAAAGCCTCCGCGACCTGCACATCCGGATCAAACGGGGCGAAAAAATTGCCCTTATTGGGGAGAGCGGGAGTGGGAAAAGCACATTGCTCGCGTTGCTGAGGGGGCTATACCTCCCACAACACGGATATGTATTCACAGTGGACAACGCGTCGTATGACCTTGACTCGCTCAACGAATCGGTAACACTTTTCCCGCAGGAGCCGGAGATCTTCGAGAACACCATTGCGTACAACATTACGCTGGGGTTGCCGTTTTCGGAGGAGGACATTTTACACGTGTGCTCCGTTGCACACTTTGCGGAGGTCGTCCACCAGCTCCCCGGCGGCCTCCAGTCGGACATCCGCGAAAAGGGCGTCAACTTATCTGGTGGGCAAAAGCAACGCCTGGCCCTTGCGCGCGGCGTCCTGGCTGCCCGCGAAAGCGACGTAGTGCTGCTGGACGAACCGACCAGCAGCGTCGACCCGAAGACCGAGGCATTGATCTACGAGCGTCTTTTCGAGGCCTTTGCAGACAAAGCTATCGTGTCGTCCATGCACCGGCTGCACCTACTACATCGTTTCGACTACATCTACATCCTAAAAGCGGGCCGCGTGGCCGGGGAGGGGACGTTTACACAACTGCTGTCGCAAAGCGAGGCCTTTCAGGACTTGTGGGCGCACCAGAAAGTTGTATCTTAG
- a CDS encoding outer membrane protein assembly factor BamB family protein: protein MRILLASAVLLLLSCNKNNNHPSSDKYIISFTFTAAANQGLTRDIGSTIGADSVLVAVPMGTNLNGLVPTITYKGAKITPASGQSENFSAPVTYVVTAQDGSTQSYVVTVRFLSNAKAITSFAFRPTENPGLTATIQGIISGDTIVVPFSSDLPLDNLTPYITYTGVSISPSSGTKADFTSSQRYLVTAEDGSMAAYTVFVSTNLSVFVGSDDGYVYAIDAATGLQRWKFATGGAIDHGPTVSNGTVFVGSTDGYLYAINAANGSLLWKYDFYEPVYSYPTVTNGVVFMYGNATMTALDAQTGAVKWQFVTQDLKADVLDANPTVANGLVYFSLFEGYASVVALNVATGNPVWTYYNGSGYSNPAAVGGTVYAADQFCKIVAMDANTGAVKWRYYDGTFGSGTSPTVSGSKVFIAGYDNYMYAFDTASGSVLWKSGPYGGGTSGQFSSPVTYNGAVYAGNNDGAVYAFDMQTGNVLWTSTNPVGTLPSISEVTIAHGILYYGTSDGSFVAVDLASHATKWSFHTNGIISDGPCVIDAGGATFHPGVSGDQQ from the coding sequence ATGCGTATCCTCCTTGCCTCTGCCGTCTTACTGTTGTTATCCTGCAACAAGAACAACAACCATCCGTCCTCCGACAAATACATCATCAGCTTTACGTTCACCGCTGCCGCCAATCAGGGGCTGACGAGGGACATAGGCAGCACCATCGGTGCGGACTCGGTACTGGTGGCGGTTCCCATGGGCACCAACCTGAACGGACTTGTTCCGACGATCACCTATAAGGGAGCGAAGATCACGCCTGCCAGTGGGCAATCAGAGAATTTTTCGGCGCCGGTGACCTATGTGGTGACGGCACAGGACGGCAGCACTCAGTCCTATGTGGTGACGGTGAGATTCCTGTCTAACGCCAAGGCGATCACTTCTTTTGCTTTCCGGCCGACGGAAAACCCGGGGCTGACCGCAACCATCCAGGGGATCATCAGCGGGGACACCATTGTCGTTCCGTTTAGCAGCGACCTGCCGCTTGATAATTTGACGCCGTACATCACGTATACCGGTGTCAGCATCTCCCCATCTTCGGGTACCAAAGCTGATTTTACATCGTCCCAGCGGTACCTCGTAACGGCGGAGGACGGCTCGATGGCGGCTTATACGGTGTTTGTCTCCACCAATCTAAGCGTGTTTGTGGGCTCCGACGACGGATACGTGTATGCCATCGATGCCGCTACGGGGCTTCAACGCTGGAAATTCGCTACGGGCGGAGCCATCGACCATGGCCCCACCGTGAGTAATGGGACGGTATTCGTGGGCAGTACCGACGGCTACCTCTATGCGATCAATGCGGCCAACGGATCATTGCTGTGGAAATACGATTTTTATGAACCCGTGTATTCCTATCCGACGGTGACCAACGGGGTGGTTTTCATGTACGGCAACGCGACCATGACGGCACTGGACGCGCAAACCGGCGCGGTTAAATGGCAATTCGTAACCCAAGACCTCAAGGCCGACGTTCTCGATGCCAACCCTACGGTAGCCAATGGGCTGGTGTACTTCTCCCTCTTTGAAGGGTATGCTTCTGTGGTCGCCTTAAATGTCGCCACGGGCAATCCGGTCTGGACCTATTATAATGGGAGTGGCTATTCAAATCCAGCGGCGGTGGGTGGTACGGTGTATGCGGCCGATCAGTTTTGCAAAATAGTGGCGATGGACGCCAACACCGGCGCGGTCAAATGGCGTTATTATGACGGTACATTTGGAAGCGGTACTTCTCCGACGGTGTCTGGAAGCAAAGTCTTCATCGCCGGCTACGACAATTACATGTATGCCTTCGACACGGCATCGGGTTCCGTGCTTTGGAAATCCGGACCTTACGGAGGAGGAACCAGTGGACAATTTTCCAGCCCTGTCACGTATAATGGCGCTGTTTACGCCGGCAATAATGACGGTGCTGTCTATGCATTCGATATGCAAACCGGCAACGTCCTATGGACGTCTACCAATCCCGTCGGAACGCTGCCATCCATTTCCGAGGTTACCATTGCGCACGGCATTTTGTATTATGGCACCAGCGACGGGTCGTTTGTTGCCGTAGACTTAGCGAGCCACGCCACAAAGTGGTCCTTCCATACCAATGGCATCATTTCCGACGGACCTTGCGTTATCGATGCCGGCGGCGCCACCTTTCACCCAGGCGTCTCAGGGGATCAGCAATAG